A genomic region of Procambarus clarkii isolate CNS0578487 chromosome 30, FALCON_Pclarkii_2.0, whole genome shotgun sequence contains the following coding sequences:
- the LOC138369957 gene encoding putative per-hexamer repeat protein 5 codes for MGTLPGLDNGSGLDNCPGLDNGPGLDNCPGLDNFPGLDNCPGLDTGPGLDNWPGLDTGPGPDTGPGLDTSPGHDNGPGLDNGPGLDKCPRIDNGPGLNNGPELDNGSGLDNGPGLDNGPGLDNCTGLDNGVGLDDVTRLDNVTRLDNGTRLDNGTRLDNVTRLENGLDNGSGLDNGPGLDNGPGLDTSPGLDNCSGLDNGPGLDNGPGLDNCPGLDNGLDNGSGLDNCPELDNGPGLDNCPGLDNFPGLDNCPGLDTGPGLDNWPGLDTGPGPDTGPGLDTSPGHDNGPGLDNGPGLDKCPRIDNGPGLNNGPELDNGSGLDNGVGLDNVTRLDNVTRLDNGTRLDNGTRLDNVTRLDNGLDNGSGLDNGPGLDNGSGLHNCLGLDNSSGLDNGPGLDNGLDNGSGLDNCPGLDNGLGLDNCPGLDNFPGLDNYPGLDTGPGLDNWPGLDTGPGLDTGPGLDTSPGHDNGPGLDNGPGLDKCPRIDNGPGLNNGPELDNGSGLDNSLGLDNGSGLDNDTRLDNGPGVDNGPGLDNGPGLDNGPGQDNGLDNGPGLDNGPGLDNGSGLDNGSGLDHGPGFDNDTRLDNGSGLDNSSGLDNGSGLDNGLDNGTRLDNGPGLDNGPGLDNGTRFDNDSGLDNGTRLDNGVALDNVTRLDNSPGLDNDSGLDNGTRLDNGTGLDNCTGLDNGSGLDNGTGLDNGLDNGTRLDNGVALDNVTRLDNSPGLDNDSGLDNGTRLDNGTGLDNCTGLDNGSGLDNGTGLDNGLDNGSGLDNGPGLDNGTRLDNCTGLDNGPGLDNGLDNGSGLDNGPGLDNGTRLGNGTGLDNGTGLDNGTRLDNGSGLDNGSGLDNGPGLDNGIRLDNCTGLDNGPGLDNDTGLDNGS; via the exons ATGGGcacactcccag gacttgataatggttctggacttgataattgtccaggacttgataatggtcctggacttgataattgtccaggCCTTGATAAttttccaggacttgataattgtccaggacttgataccggtccaggacttgataattggCCAGGACTTGATACCGGTCCAGGACCTGATaccggtccaggacttgataccagTCCAGGacatgataacggtccaggacttgataatggtccaggacttgataagtgTCCAAGaattgataacggtccaggacttaataatggtccagaacttgataatggttcag gacttgataatggtccaggacttgataatggtccaggacttgataattgtacaggacttgataatggtgtaGGACTTGATGATGTTACAAGACTTGATAATGTtacaagacttgataatggtacaagacttgataatggtacaagacttgataatgttacaagacttgagaatg gacttgataatggttcaggacttgataatggtccaggacttgataatggtccaggacttgataccagTCCGGGACTTGATAATtgttcaggacttgataatggtccaggacttgataatggtcctggacttgataattgtccaggacttgataatg gacttgataatggttctggacttgataattgtccagaacttgataatggtcctggacttgataattgtccaggCCTTGATAAttttccaggacttgataattgtccaggacttgataccggtccaggacttgataattggCCAGGACTTGATACCGGTCCAGGACCTGATaccggtccaggacttgataccagTCCAGGacatgataacggtccaggacttgataatggtccaggacttgataagtgTCCAAGaattgataacggtccaggacttaataatggtccagaacttgataatggttcag gacttgataatggtgtaGGACTTGATAATGTTACAAGACTTGATAATGTtacaagacttgataatggtacaagacttgataatggtacaagacttgataatgttacaagacttgataatg gacttgataatggttcaggacttgataatggtccaggacttgataatggttcaggacttcATAATTGTCTAGGACTTGATAATagttcaggacttgataatggtccaggacttgataatg gacttgataatggttctggacttgataattgtccaggacttgataatggtcttggacttgataattgtccaggCCTTGATAAttttccaggacttgataattatccaggacttgataccggtccaggacttgataattggCCAGGACTTGAtactggtccaggacttgataccggtccaggacttgataccagTCCAGGacatgataacggtccaggacttgataatggtccaggacttgataagtgTCCAAGaattgataacggtccaggacttaataatggtccagaacttgataatggttcaggtctTGATAATAGtctaggacttgataatggttcaggtctTGATAATGATACAAGactagataatggtccaggagttgataatggtccaggacttgataatggtccaggacttgataatggtccaggacaagataatg gacttgataatggtccaggacttgataatggtccaggacttgataatggttcaggacttgataatggttcaggacttgaTCATGGTCCAGGATTTGATAATGAtacaagacttgataatggttcaggacttgataatagttcaggacttgataatggttcaggacttgataatg gacttgataatggtacaagacttgataatggtccaggacttgataatggtccaggacttgataatggtacaaGATTTGATAATGattcaggacttgataatggtacaagacttgataatggtgtAGCACTTGATAATGTTACAagacttgataatagtccaggacttgataatgattcaggacttgataatggtacaagacttgataatggtacagGACTTGATAATTgtacaggacttgataatggttcaggacttgataatggtacaggacttgataatg gacttgataatggtacaagacttgataatggtgtAGCACTTGATAATGTTACAagacttgataatagtccaggacttgataatgattcaggacttgataatggtacaagacttgataatggtacagGACTTGATAATTgtacaggacttgataatggttcaggacttgataatggtacaggacttgataatg gacttgataatggttcaggacttgataatggtccaggacttgataatggtacaaGACTTGATAATTgtacaggacttgataatggtccaggacttgataatg gacttgataatggttcaggacttgataatggtccaggacttgataatggtacaaGACTTGGTAATGgtacaggacttgataatggtacaggacttgataatggtacaagacttgataatggttcaggacttgataatggttcaggacttgataatggtccaggacttgataatggtataAGACTTGATAATTgtacaggacttgataatggtccaggacttgataatgatacaggacttgataatggttcatga